The genomic region TAAGTTTGACAGTTAACTCTGTTACTCCCGTACCctatcttttacttttgcattctACTATATATTGTGGTAGAGCTCATTCAGTTTGAATAAGATCTTTGCATACATTCAGTTTACACACAGCAGTGCAGAatcctttctcttcttctcagTATCTTTTGTTCTAATAGTGGTATCAGATAGCTAAGGTTGCGCATACCTGGGAATTGTTGTTGGTCTTTGGAACGGTGGGTCTAACCAAGAAAGGGTTATAGACGTTCTTGAAGATTCAGAAGCACGTGATCATGGCAGAATTGACAACGCTGCACTATCCAATTCTCACAGATAAAAATTGGAGCCGCTGGAGCACCCAGATGAAGGTTGTCTTTCGAGTTCAAAAAGTCAGCAACGTTGTTGAAGGAGATCCATCGGCTGACTTGTCTGGAAAAGAAGATCAAAAGAAagattggaaggaaaaagacgACAGAGCTTTGCTGATAATACACTAGTGCGTGGACGATGCAAACTTCGAAAAGATCCAGCATGCTGTGACCGCGAGGGAGGCATGGAACATCCTTCTCCGTCGCCATTCTGGAGGAGAAAAGGTCAAGAAGGTTAGACTGCAAGCCCTAAAGAGACAATACGAACACATGGAGATGGAAGATAGTGATAAAGTGAACGAGTTTTTCAGTCGCGTGATATCAGTGGCAAACCAGATGAGAGCCTGTAGGGAGAAACTTACAGATGCAATGATAATGGAAAAGATTCTGAGATCATTACTTGCTACATTCGATCATCTTGTCATAACCATTGAAGAAACCAGAGATTTGGAAAAACTTAGGATTGAAGAATTGCAAAGTGCGTTTGAAGCTCATGAAATGCGAAGAAATGGCAGAAAGAAACGCGATGACCAAGCCTTGAAGATTCAACACATTTCTAGtgatgaaaagaagaaaccAAACAAATGGAAAGGCAAGAACAAAGACatgaagaaatggaaaaaaggCACAGATGATCAAGAGGAAAAAGGTAACTCTACAGACAAAAGGAACGCCCCGAGGAAACAATAttcaaaagaagagaaaaagaacatGGAATGCTTTGTCTGCCGTAAAAAAGGACATTTATCCTACGAATGTTGGTTCAACAAGAATAACCAGAACAAAAAGGGTCAAAACAAAGAAGCTCATgtggtagaagaagaagaatccaAGTCAGAACCGATAAATCTTATGGTTGCCACCAACACAGAGGATACCGGGATAGCACAGAATATCTGGTACGTAGACTCCGGCTGTTCTAATCATATGACATATAACAGAAACTGGTtgatgaatctagatgaatCCAAGAAAAGTAAAGTCAGAGTTGCCGACAACAGCACGTTGAAAGTAGAAGGGTNTGGAACTGTAAAAGTCAAAAGGAAGAATGGGCANCATGCAACGCTTGAAAACGTTCTTTTCGTGCCAGAGATGAAGTGCAACCTTCTGAGTGTAGGACAACTGACAGAAAAGGGCTACACGGTCATCATGGGAGGTGATGCACAGATGGAGGTatatgataaaagtaaaaatctaaTTCTTAAATGTGCGAGATCAGGAATCGGACTTTTCAGGTTCGTCTGGACGTAGTTGAGGCATTGCAATGTCTATCTTCTATAAAAGAAGATGAAACCTGGATGTGGCACCTTAGGTTCGGACACCTAAATTACAGGGATCTACATCAATTAAGCAGCAAACAGATGGTAGCTGCGTTGCCCAGAATCAACCAATCTAGCAAAGAATGTGAAAATTGCTTTATTGGAAAGCAAACCAGGAGACCCTTCAAGAAGAAACTTGAACCAAGATCGAAAGAAACTGGAAATTGTGCATTCCGATGTATGCGGACCAATCGAGCCGTCAACAATAGCAGGTAACAGGTACTTTGTAACATTTGTTGATGAATTTAGTCGTATGGTGTGGGTATTTTTCATGAAACAGAAGAACGAAGTGCTGGAAATTTTCAAGCAATTCAAGAAACTAGCTGAAAaggaaagtgaaagaagaatcAAACTGATCAGAACGGATGGTGGGGGTGAATACACATCAAGAGAATTCGAAACCTTCTGTGACAGCAATGGAATAACCCATGAAGTTATCGCAGCATATACACCTGAGCACAATGGTCTGGTTGAGAGACGCAACAGGACCATTATGAACATGGCACGGTGCATGCTCAAAGAAAAAAGGGTAATACGCGAGTTGTGGGGCGAAGCGGTGGCGACAGCAGTGTACATCTTAAACAGGTGTCGAACCAAGCATTTGACAGACCGCGTTCCACTTGTTGCATGGACAGGTAACCACGTATCTGTAAAGCATTTTAGAATTTTCGGTTCACTTGCTTTTTGCCATGTAGCTGATCAAAAGAGAGTGAAGTTGGACGACAAAAGCNAAACCATGGTGTTCGTAGGGTACCATTCAACTGGTGCTTATAGGCTATATGATccaataagaaaaagaattacGATCAGCAGAGATGTAATCGTCCTTGAAAATGAGAGCTGGAATTGACAATCCAACCAAACCAGTATGAGAAAGTCAATCACTTCAATATAGTGGCCGaacagagaagaagaagagaccATCCAGACAGAAGGCAATGCTGGAAACACAGAACCTGTGAACAATGAAGCTAGACCGAGAAGACATGTGATTCAACCTTCAAGACTCACAGATTATGAAGTATATTCAGACGCTGGAATTGATGAAGAAGGAGACATAATTCATCTTGCCTTGCTTGCCGGAAGTGAAATCATGGATGTTGATGAAGCTTTAGCACAACCAATTTGGAGAGNTGCAATGACAGANGAGTTAAAATCTATCGAAAAGAACAAGACTTGGAGATTAATGGATCTACCGAACGGCAAAAAGAGCATAGATGTGAAGTGGATCTTCAAGACTAAGATGAACCCAGATGGATCTGTGATGAAACACAAAGCCAGGCTTGTAGCAAAAGGATTTCTTCAGAAAGAGGGAATAGATTTCACTGAAGTGTTTGCACCGGTTGCCAGGTTAGAAACAATTCGTATAGTTGTTGCCATAGCATGTTTCAGAAAATGGAATCTAATTGCTCTTGATGTAAAATCTGCGTTTTTGCATGGCTATCTCGAGGAAGAGGTGTACATTAAGCAACCACCTGGATTCATCAAAGAGGGAAGAGAGAATCAAGTGTACAAGCTCGACAAAGCACTCTACGGCTTGAGACAAGCACCTCGTGCTTGGAATAAAAGGATCAATGCTTTCTTTGAGAGCAAAGGTCTGGAAAGATGCTCGGTAGAACACAGCTTGTACGTGAGAACAACCAAAGACAACCANGTTCTAGTTGTGTGCCTATACGTAGACGACCTTCTGTTGACTGGTTCAAGCTCAAACGAATTGGAAGAGTTCAAANAGATCATGCAAAGCGAGTTTGACATGACAGACATGGGAGAGCTACGGTATTTTCTAGGAATGGAATTCTCAAGAACACAAGCAGGACTTCTGATGCACCAGAATAAATATGCTACAGATATACTAAACAGGTTCATGATGGAAAAATGCAATGAAGCGGTAACTCCACTTGAAGTTGGCAAGAAACTGCGTGTTAATGATGAGGAAGAAAGTGCTGATGAGACGAGATACAAACAGCTGGTTGGATCTCTGAGGTTTCTTTGCAATAGCCGTCCAAACATCATGTTTGGATTGGTTTACTGAGTAGGTATATGAGTAATCCTAAGAAAAGCCACATGACTGCAGCAAAACGTCTATTGAGGTACATCAAAGCAACCGTGGGTTTTGGCATCCTGTTTCAGCAAGGTGAGAAACATGAAGATGTTAAACTGGTGGGGTACTCAGATGCTGATTTTGGAGGCGATGAGGATGACAAAAAGAGCACATCTGGTAGTATATTCTTCATTCATGGTGCACCGGTTTCATGGAGCTCTAAAAAACAGAATATCATAGCTTTATCTAGCTGCGAATCTGAGTACGTAGCTGGATGTCAAGCTGTGTGTCAGAGTATATGGCTGAAAGAAATTCTGAAGCATTTGAGAGTCAATACCGTGAATTGCATTGAGCTAAATCTGGACAATACATCAGCCATCAACCTTGCTAGGAATCCAGTTAGCCATGGCCGTAGTAAGCACATAGACATCAAATACCATTTCTTGCGTGACATGGTGAGCAAAGGGAAGATCGAACTAAAGCACTGTCGTACCGAGTTTCAACTGGCTGATATCTTTACAAAGTCACTCAACCAGGAGAGGTTTAAATCCCTCAGATCAAGCATTGGAGTGTTGTCATTGAAAGACCCTGAATTAAGGGGGGGTATTAGAAAATAATTCAGTTTCTGTAGTTTTAGTGTTCTGTTTTGTAGATAAGGTTGGCTGATAAGTTTGACAGTTAATTCTGTTACTCCCGTACCctatcttttacttttgcacTCTACTATATATTGTGGTAGAGCTCATTTAGTTTACACACAGTAGTGCAGAatcctttctcttcttctcagtatcttttgttctaataaaagaaaacaagtttgaAGAAGATGGATAAAAGGAAAGATGGTAGGTAATCCTTGATCCAAGGGTGGAAGAAGGAGcgtaaaagaaagaagagggaaaagcgtaaaagaagaaagaaagaaacattcaGATATGTGACTGCAAGCGGGGATGAGATCAAGCCCCGACGGTGACGTTACAGCTCCTAATCATTGTGCTTATGGTTGCGTTAAGATTTACGATCCCGAGGAGGGGGGCGACGGCGGATTCAGTGGTTATGGCATTTCTTAGGCAAATTTCAGCTTGGGAAGAACTGAGCCCCGGAAAGACGGAGCAGCAGGATGGGTCTGGTAAAACACCCACTGTAACATTCACCACATTCAACACACTCACACATGCACTCAAATTAGGACATGTCTGAGACCTCACCACTGAGACTGATACCAGACTCAGAGACAGGAGCAGTAGGCCAAGATACTGACTCGAACCCATTTCACACACCAAATTATCTCAACACTActtccttccttttcttttttattctcaatCATTAACAACTCAACACCAATGCCCTATTTATAGCTCACTAACTTCTGCTTTTCGGcttcatcatttattttcacttaacaaaactaaaactagaTAACCCTTTCCCTTAATTAtcaaaaataattcttttcattttttttttaacttaacaaacaaattcattcaattcaGTACACTTTTTATTCTTACTCTATTATCATTGCTTTAGTCAAAAAGAGTTTGATCCctctattattaaatataacaattagTGATCATAATTACCTCACATGGAACTCTTACTTATACAAGTTGTAATACCATCGACCTGAGTGGCAATTTAGGTATTTATAATAGTATGTAAGTTTTTCGATTTAACCCTTAATTCGGccttattttttaatcattttcataCCTGACTGAATCCGAAGTTAGAGTGACTATCTTTGATAAGCGAGTATGACAAATTGCGTTTTCAACTGTTTGTTGCTTCATACAACAATTTTAAGAATAGGTACTTCAAAGTAACACTCAGGTAGAAGCTCGTAAATATTTCCTTGTTAAGGATGATTAGTCTGAGGAGGAAATGGACAGAAAATTAACTtactttattaaagaaattaatcgAACAGAAATAGAGAAATTATTCGCTACGAGAATCATCCTAACAATTTTTGATCTTCAAACATTATGAGTAAACTTAGAAACAGAAGAAACATTTATATaagaaagaattttaaaaaaattgtatatttgtaaataattgtttataaaaattttatttatactttaaatttttaatattaaaataattaattctcaCTTTCTTAAACACTttatcaattctaaaatatatttttctaaactcttacattatcaaaagcaaaagaaataatggtttataatattttaaaacaaattaaagaagtaaactgtatataattaatttattatcgtatttatgaaaataataaatatatcaccTAATtgaattatgtatttaaaatattctaattgtattattataaaacactatttatcattttaattatcttaattagtttttttcaGTTTAGCATTAAATTATCTATAGTTAAGGGGAAAGTATTAAAAGAGATCTTagatatttatgtataattcaTTTAGAAACTTAAAAACAGCTACTAATATAGTAAATAACATGTTAAGTGTTGACCTGCGTACCGTCCTATGAGTCATCAGTTGATTAATGtcattctaaattattttttattccaaaaatattaaacaaattatatttggACCAACCAACAAACATATCtttttttactcattttaagtcataaaaaatatatatatttataaaaattaaattatattatgaaaataatttaacttttgttcattataacttaatatataaattataataaaaaataatattttgaaatataattactattttataaaatgtattgaTTTGTAAAACTAATGGAACATCttcataaaacatataatacaaCCCGcttcttcaaaatatatagtattttaaaatacagtctaaatatactttatatataaatatataaatacaatcttttataaaaataaattcacaaatatatttttttttcgaaaGTTATTCCTATTGTTGGTATACGTGATATCATCTTTGCATgctaacaataataaaaaaatttattcaaattaaaatttgactctTTGTCGAGATTCCCTGTGAACTATATACATCACATGAGCATCTCAATCATATTCACTGTTCACTGTCCCAACGGATGGGTTGTGATCTTTAGCTTCACTACTTTATTAAATTGTATGGTTAGGTCCACCACACGAGGTTCTTAGCACTTTAATTTTGTTGCAAGGTTGTGTTTTATGCACATAAAGCTTTTAACTTTTCCTTATATCTGTTAtgtattttcattcatttaCTTTTGTAAGTTCCTCATATCTCTCTTGAATTCAATTGATCATTCCAAACTTCTTCTAACAATGATACTCGTTATATTTCTTGTGATCAGCATGTAAGTTTATAAATGTTCGTTCAATACTAAAATGTTTATTCTGAACCTCttatgtattatataatattttcaatttagtctAATTATAGTATATTTACGTTGTAAAATTAGTATATTaacatcatattattttaaaattataaaataacatattacaaaataaaataataaattgaagtAATAGtcatatcaattaattaaaaagcactaaaaatatttgattaaaaatttatgttttaaatattcaataaataataaaaatttaataataaactaactgaaagttattaaatttatgataaaccTAACTTGATTATAACTTATATTGCGTAATAAATTTTTGGTAAGTTAATAATTCCTATTAATTTGCTAAAAAAGTGACTCTTCTCATGTAATAGAGCTCTTgtcaaaaaatatgttaattttattgtatagaCCAATTAGTGTGTGGTGGAATTCGAACCATTTAATATAAGGCATAGATTAATGGATTATTAATGAATTAGACCCATTCCCACAATCACACCCTCCAAACTATGACTTTTCACGTTtgcaatattttgtttaaagagAAACTAATCCATGTCATAAAATCAGGGTTTTGTTATTGCTTCGGttacaaattaaagaaaaaaaattacaatattagttttttcatatgataaaatatttgatttatgtattaaagaaaagtataaaaaaatcgtttttaatattaatataattttattaaattaattgtagcgtactatattaatataaatcgAGGTGAAATGGAGTGACTTAAGTAGAAAGACAACCCAATACGAAGTCGTTAATGGTAGCATACAAAGACAACCCAATTCCACtatattacttaaatttattttttattgataatttattaaataagttcATTTctgtattaattaaatatcttaatttaatattttattactaagaatttaagtgattttttaagaaaataaaggccgtgaaattatttttttcccaTTGTCAATGCCGTGACATTAATTTATAACTGAGATGCCAGTAGGTTTGGATCTCATTATGGTAAAccttaaacatttaaaaataaggaGACAATGTCCtagaaataaatgttaaaatccAGTTGACTTAAAGATATTGCAATtcttaataatgataaaatcacAGTTTATTTCTAGATTAAAGTTTAgtgatgaaattataaactattaatCAAAGCAATACGTAAATAttgattacaattttaaaatatcgtagtataatttgtttttcaatatcaCAGAGATGATAGCTTTCCtccaatgaaaaaaattataaaattattaaatatttataatttatatttttaaaactacttatagttttttttttatctatgtttaacttaaaatacttttaattttctgCATATaataagtatgtttttttttctaattcttttacatataaaagaaggaatacatgttatattaaataaaataattacatatagatagtattaattattaatccaaaaaacaaaaaaaaaaatgcatggcTACCGAACGCAAAATGTAAAAGAGTTACGAAATTTagctttattaaaaaataacaattcttCATTATATATTTAGTCTTTTTATTTGTTCGGTTAGTTtgcccccacaaatcaccacaagactttccagtgtgctttgacCTCACTtgcacactttccgagaaaacttcccggaaggtcacccatcccagaattactccaggctaagcacgcttaaccatggagttcttaagggttaggctACAGAAAANNNNNNNNNNNNNNNNNNNNNNNNNNNNNNNNNNNNNNNNNNNNNNNNNNNNNNNNNNNNNNNNNNNNNNNNNNNNNNNNNNNNNNNNNNNNNNNNNNNNNNNNNNNNNNNNNNNNNNNNNNNNNNNNNNNNNNNNNNNNNNNNNNNNNNNNNNNNNNNNNNNNNNNNNNNNNNNNNNNNNNNNNNNNNNNNNNNNNNNNNNNNNNNNNNNNNNNNNNNNNNNNNNNNNNNNNNNNNNNNNNNNNNNNNNNNNNNNNNNNNNNNNNNNNNNNNNNNNNNNNNNNNNNNNNNNNNNNNNNNNNNNNNNNNNNNNNNNNNNNNNNNNNNNNNNNNNNNNNNNNNNNNNNNNNNNNNNNNNNNNNNNNNNNNNNNNNNNNNNNNNNNNNNNNNNNNNNNNNNNNNNNNNNNNNNNNNNNNNNNNNNNNNNNNNNNNNNNNNNNNNNNNNNNNNNNNNNNNNNNNNNNNNNNNNNNNNNNNNNNNNNNNNNNNNNNNNNNNNNNNNNNNNNNNNNNNNNNNNNNNNNNNNNNNNNNNNNNNNNNNNNNNNNNNNNNNNNNNNNNNNNNNNNNNNNNNNNNNNNNNNNNNNNNNNNNNNNNNNNNNNNNNNNNNNNNNNNNNNNNNNNNNNNNNNNNNNNNNNNNNNNNNNNNNNNNNNNNNNNNNNNNNNNNNNNNNNNNNNNNNNNNNNNNNNNNNNNNNNNNNNNNNNNNNNNNNNNNNNNNNNNNNNNNNNNNNNNNNNNNNNNNNNNNNNNNNNNNNNNNNNNNNNNNNNNNNNNNNNNNNNNNNNNNNNNNNNNNNNNNNNNNNNNNNNNNNNNNNNNNNNNNNNNNNNNNNNNNNNNNNNNNNNNNNNNNNNNNNNNNNNNNNNNNNNNNNNNNNNNNNNNNNNNNNNNNNNNNNNNNNNNNNNNNNNNNNNNNNNNNNNNNNNNNNNNNNNNNNNNNNNNNNNNNNNNNNNNNNNNNNNNNNNNNNNNNNNNNNNNNNNNNNNNNNNNNNNNNNNNNNNNNNNNNNNNNNNNNNNNNNNNNNNNNNNNNNNNNNNNNNNNNNNNNNNNNNNNNNNNNNNNNNNNNNNNNNNNNNNNNNNNNNNNNNNNNNNNNNNNNNNNNNNNNNNNNNNNNNNNNNNNNNNNNNNNNNNNNNNNNNNNNNNNNNNNNNNNNNNNNNNNNNNNNNNNNNNNNNNNNNNNNNNNNNNNNNNNNNNNNNNNNNNNNNNNN from Vigna radiata var. radiata cultivar VC1973A unplaced genomic scaffold, Vradiata_ver6 scaffold_485, whole genome shotgun sequence harbors:
- the LOC106752670 gene encoding putative lipid-binding protein AIR1; the encoded protein is MGSSQYLGLLLLSLSLVSVSVVRSQTCPNLSACVSVLNVVNVTVGVLPDPSCCSVFPGLSSSQAEICLRNAITTESAVAPLLGIVNLNATISTMIRSCNVTVGA